In the Diorhabda sublineata isolate icDioSubl1.1 chromosome 10, icDioSubl1.1, whole genome shotgun sequence genome, gttaggttaggttaggttaggttaggttaggttaggttaggttaggttaggttaggttaggttaggttaggttaggttaggttaggttaggttaggttaggttagNNNNNNNNNNNNNNNNNNNNNNNNNNNNNNNNNNNNNNNNNNNNNNNNNNNNNNNNNNNNNNNNNNNNNNNNNNNNNNNNNNNNNNNNNNNNNNNNNNNNCATAACTTTCTTAATAtgtgaaataagaaaaatatgcaagggacaaaaaaaattggaaaaataaaattacgtaCATAGGCATATAGATATCACCCTTAACTCACGAGATTATCCTCGAAATTTCGAGATTACGAAtcagaaaaattacgaaaacttCTCGAGACCACTTTGTATATGACCAAAAAAATTCTATGTTTCTCCTCTATCAATTGATATATAGAACTTCACCCATCGGTGCCAATAAATGACGTCACAGGTGAcgctaaattttgagattagaatttttttctcaccATAGTAGCTATATGCAGTATACTCTCATGCCTAAAAACACCATTTCGAGCCTTCCGGTGCTATTCGGAGCAACTCCTGGGAGGGTGGTGtgctaaaaatatttcgagCCTATTTTAATTATAGGCGCTCAAAATCCGGAAGATCCTGCGAAAATCTCATCTCCAGGTTCAATATTTAGGGTATGTCAAGGCGCTTCCCGCCTGTAtatcaaatgtcaaaattccggaaaaaccaaattttcaaatccACTTCGGAATTTCTTCCCACGAATTTTCCCCCCCCGGACCCCCCGAAATTTTGATCGTGGaattatggatatttttttctccCCAAATTTTTTTCGTTAGCCGAAATACTCGAATAGAGAGGCATTTCGAACATCCCGTGATCGTAGCTTTCTCCAGCTCTGAGCAATCCAAATCACCTATGAGAGGGGGGAGTGGGGGCAAATTTTTGgtactgaatttttttctccaaatttgatTCTCCATCCATCTATGTGATTATTTTCACCAGCTAGCGTCATCAAAAAAGTGGCACGGATCGCTATTAATGGGAGGACAATCCGACGCTTGGCGAATTCTGCTTCGAAATGATAGGAAGAGCCGACATCGAAGGATCAAAAAGCGACGTCGCTATGAACGCTTGGCCGCCACAAGCCAGTTATCCCTGTGGTAACTTTTCTGACACCTCTTGCTGAAAACTCTTCAAGCCAAAAGGATCGATAGGCCGTGCTTTCGCAGTCCCTATACGTACTGAACATCGGGATCAAGCCAGCTTTTGCCCTTTTGCTCTACGCGAGGTTTCTGTCCTCGCTGAGCTGGCCTTAGGACACCTGCGTTATTCTTTGACAGATGTACCGCCCCAGTCAAACTCCCCGCCTGGCAGTGTCCTCGAATCGAATCAGGCTGGAGGTAAGTTGACGCACCCGAAACGCCGGACACGAATATCGATCGTTCGCAAAGCACGAAGCCTCACGAACTGCGCCGACGAACGGTACGCGACGCAACGATACGTCACTCCGTGCCCTTGGCTCGAGAATACCGTGACAGTCGCCGCCTCGTGAGCGAACGACGCACGCGTTTCGCCTTATCGAGTAagtaaagaaacgatgaaagtaGTGGTATTTCACTGGCGATGTTGCCATCTCCCACTTATGCTACACCTCTCATGTCTCCTTACAATGCCAGACTAGAGTCAAGCTCAACAGGGTCTTCTTTCCCCGCTAATTTTTCCCAGCCCGTTCCCTTGGCAGTGGTTTCGCTAGATAGTGGGTAGGGACACGCTATCGAGGTTTGTGTCACTGTGCATATCACCAAGGTGATACTGCACAGTGCCACGGCCCACCTACTTTGCGGCATAAGGCTAGTTTCCGCCCAAAATCGACCGAGACCACTGCCAAGAGAACCCATCCCATCTCCTCTACTCCTAAAAATGAGCGGGGAGGAAGACCCTAACTTCCTTTATTGACTCGATTGAAGGTTTGCAACTATTATTATACAACTCTCATACCTGTATAACATCTAAACATTACACATAAT is a window encoding:
- the LOC130449875 gene encoding uncharacterized protein LOC130449875, producing MIGRADIEGSKSDVAMNAWPPQASYPCGRAFAVPIRTEHRDQASFCPFALREVSVLAELALGHLRYSLTDVPPQSNSPPGSVLESNQAGGKLTHPKRRTRISIVRKARSLTNCADERYATQRYVTPCPWLENTVTVAAS